In the Aliarcobacter cryaerophilus genome, one interval contains:
- a CDS encoding diacylglycerol kinase has product MRNQPKYNFFKNTSYALKGLIDLIKNETSFKIELIVTILLIPVIIFIDTNLTNKAILFITLMGMILAEAINSAIERVVDLVTLEHNPMAGRAKDVGSTIVFISISIFVITWVIILFDICK; this is encoded by the coding sequence TTGAGAAATCAACCAAAATATAACTTTTTTAAAAATACATCTTATGCATTAAAAGGTTTAATTGACTTAATAAAAAATGAAACTTCATTTAAAATTGAGTTAATAGTAACAATTCTTCTAATTCCTGTAATTATTTTTATTGATACAAACTTAACAAATAAAGCTATTTTATTTATAACTTTAATGGGGATGATTTTAGCTGAAGCAATAAATAGTGCAATAGAGAGAGTTGTAGATTTAGTAACTCTTGAACATAATCCTATGGCTGGTCGAGCAAAAGATGTCGGAAGTACTATTGTATTTATTAGTATCTCTATTTTTGTAATTACATGGGTAATTATATTATTTGATATTTGTAAATAA
- a CDS encoding phosphoethanolamine transferase translates to MLRLSQNRLIIISSIFLTLFYNYKFFKDLILTYGFVASNILFFSSITIILTLLITVLLTIFSSKYTTKPILITIFISSAFTAYFMDSYSVVIDSEMIRNSLQTSFKESVDLFSFRLVLYVVFLAIIPSYIVYKTKINYKSLKDEIVSKLKTITLSLVIIFIIIFSFSKFYTSFFREHKPLRYNINPIYWIYSIGNYVHKTLDTAPSEIKDIGLDSKVVEDEDEPKELIILVIGETARADRFSLNGYSKETNPLLKKEDLVSFTNMSSCGTSTAHSVPCMFSIFPKDDYSYKKGASTKNVLDVLNNTQDVAILWRDNNSDSKGVALRVDYEDFQTPKTNSICDEECRDEGMLVGLEDYIEKNRGRDILIVLHQMGNHGPAYYKRYPKEFEKFTPVCKTNQLENCTQEEISNAYDNAILYTDYFLSKAINFLKKYSKTHEAGLLYLSDHGESLGENGIYLHGMPYAIAPKEQTRVASLIWLDDGKMAHEYNKSQIKENRDKEYSHDNLFSTILGLFEVKTEVYKKELDILNEARKED, encoded by the coding sequence GTGTTAAGACTTTCTCAAAATAGACTAATAATAATTAGTTCTATATTTTTAACTCTATTTTATAATTATAAATTTTTTAAAGATCTTATTCTTACATATGGTTTTGTAGCTTCAAATATTCTGTTTTTTTCATCAATAACTATTATTTTAACACTTTTAATTACAGTTTTATTAACTATTTTTAGCTCAAAATATACAACAAAACCTATTCTAATAACAATTTTTATAAGTTCTGCATTTACAGCATATTTTATGGATAGTTATAGTGTTGTTATTGATTCAGAGATGATTAGAAATAGTTTACAAACAAGTTTTAAAGAGTCTGTTGATTTATTTAGTTTTAGATTAGTTCTTTATGTTGTTTTTTTGGCAATTATTCCCTCTTATATTGTATATAAAACTAAAATAAATTATAAATCATTAAAAGATGAAATAGTTTCAAAATTAAAAACTATAACATTATCTTTAGTTATTATCTTTATAATAATTTTTAGTTTTTCTAAATTCTACACATCATTTTTTAGAGAGCATAAACCTCTAAGATACAATATAAATCCGATTTATTGGATATATAGTATTGGAAATTATGTTCATAAAACTTTAGATACAGCACCAAGCGAAATTAAAGATATTGGTTTAGATTCAAAAGTAGTTGAAGATGAAGATGAACCTAAAGAGTTGATTATTTTAGTTATTGGAGAGACTGCAAGAGCAGATAGATTTTCATTAAATGGTTACTCTAAAGAGACAAACCCTTTATTAAAAAAAGAAGACCTTGTAAGTTTCACAAACATGTCTTCATGTGGAACTTCAACAGCACATTCAGTTCCTTGTATGTTCTCTATTTTTCCAAAAGATGATTACAGTTATAAAAAAGGTGCTTCTACAAAAAATGTTTTAGATGTTTTAAATAATACTCAAGATGTTGCAATTTTATGGAGAGATAATAACTCTGATTCAAAAGGAGTAGCACTTAGAGTTGATTATGAAGATTTTCAAACTCCTAAAACAAATAGTATTTGCGATGAAGAGTGTAGAGATGAAGGAATGTTGGTTGGTCTTGAAGATTATATAGAAAAAAACAGAGGTAGAGATATATTAATAGTTCTTCACCAAATGGGAAATCACGGTCCTGCATATTATAAAAGATATCCAAAAGAGTTTGAAAAATTTACACCTGTATGTAAAACAAACCAGCTAGAAAATTGTACACAAGAAGAGATAAGTAATGCATATGATAATGCAATTTTATATACTGATTATTTCTTATCAAAAGCTATAAATTTCTTAAAAAAATATTCAAAAACTCATGAGGCGGGATTATTATATCTATCTGATCATGGAGAAAGTCTTGGAGAAAATGGAATATATCTTCATGGTATGCCTTATGCAATAGCTCCAAAAGAGCAAACAAGAGTTGCATCTCTTATTTGGTTAGATGATGGAAAAATGGCTCATGAATACAATAAAAGTCAAATCAAAGAAAATAGAGATAAAGAGTACTCTCATGATAACTTATTTAGTACTATTTTGGGACTTTTTGAAGTAAAAACAGAAGTATATAAAAAAGAGTTAGATATATTAAATGAAGCTAGAAAAGAAGACTAA
- a CDS encoding phosphatase PAP2 family protein encodes MKLEKKTKQIIFTAFLLWAVILIFQFTDFDIRFQSLFYNFETKSWILSKDNYLADLIFYSGFKKIFIIFASIILLLSILSFFKKIKILEKYKKGLLIVCLSTILVPSLASLKSVTNVPCPVDIIEFGGDSIDVKILESYPKDYIQEKKQRCWPAGHATMGFSLMSLYFLFKKPRNQKIALAFGITVGVLTGGYKILIGDHFLSHTLVTMILAWLVILIIHKLIIKENFEKSTKI; translated from the coding sequence ATGAAGCTAGAAAAGAAGACTAAACAAATTATATTTACAGCTTTTTTACTTTGGGCTGTAATTTTAATATTTCAATTTACAGATTTTGATATAAGATTTCAATCTCTTTTTTATAATTTTGAAACAAAATCTTGGATTTTATCAAAAGATAATTATTTAGCAGATTTGATTTTTTATAGTGGATTTAAAAAAATATTTATAATATTTGCATCTATTATTTTACTTCTATCAATTTTGTCTTTTTTTAAAAAAATTAAAATATTAGAAAAGTACAAAAAAGGTTTATTAATAGTCTGCTTAAGCACTATTTTAGTACCTTCTTTAGCTTCTTTAAAAAGTGTTACAAATGTTCCTTGTCCTGTAGATATTATAGAATTTGGTGGGGATTCAATTGATGTAAAAATTCTTGAATCATATCCAAAAGATTATATTCAAGAAAAAAAACAGAGATGTTGGCCAGCTGGTCATGCAACAATGGGTTTCTCTTTGATGTCTCTATATTTTTTATTTAAAAAACCTAGAAATCAAAAAATAGCTCTAGCTTTTGGTATAACAGTAGGTGTATTAACTGGAGGATATAAAATATTAATTGGTGACCACTTTTTAAGTCACACATTAGTTACTATGATATTAGCTTGGTTAGTAATTTTAATTATTCATAAATTAATAATAAAGGAAAACTTTGAGAAATCAACCAAAATATAA
- a CDS encoding diheme cytochrome c: MKELILLGLTSSFLFAGGISVSVKPVDNTIYEKECGSCHFAYPAGLLPSNSWNKMISNLSDHFGDDATVDEKTFQTISSYLNENSAEKSMQYKRSRKIVENLNGVIPDSISKMPYMKKKHQDIKEHLITQKEVKGLFNCTACHQNAKKGIFSDDDVKIPNYGRWEKN, translated from the coding sequence ATGAAAGAATTAATTCTTTTAGGACTTACTAGCTCTTTCTTATTTGCTGGAGGAATTAGCGTATCTGTTAAACCAGTTGATAATACAATTTACGAAAAAGAGTGTGGTAGTTGTCATTTTGCATATCCAGCAGGACTACTTCCTAGTAACTCTTGGAATAAAATGATCTCTAATTTAAGTGACCACTTTGGTGATGATGCAACTGTAGATGAAAAAACTTTTCAAACTATTTCAAGCTATTTAAATGAGAATAGTGCTGAAAAAAGTATGCAATATAAAAGAAGTAGAAAAATAGTTGAGAATTTAAATGGGGTTATTCCAGATTCTATTTCAAAAATGCCATATATGAAAAAGAAACATCAAGATATAAAAGAACATTTAATAACTCAAAAAGAGGTTAAAGGTTTATTTAACTGTACAGCTTGCCATCAAAATGCAAAAAAAGGTATATTTAGTGATGATGATGTAAAAATTCCAAACTATGGAAGATGGGAGAAAAATTAA
- a CDS encoding cytochrome b/b6 domain-containing protein, whose translation MQKSYIWSLPTRVFHLLFALFILIAFLTDDDKLLKFHAIAGYSILILLVFRVYWGYFGPKYSLFRDFPANKSEAKEFFKNIFDDKQKYIGHNPLASYVMIAMLIVTFIVIVTGVLAYGIQEGKGLASFLNDSFFKNMKLFKEIHEFFANFLIFLIVAHLTGVAFDRVFHKKHETLNSIATGYKMTSEDESIKLSFFQKLFAIVMFVAFIAFLIFNLYKPDNALVASKFEPIDYKTQNVDFVNECGSCHTLYPTKSIA comes from the coding sequence ATGCAAAAATCATATATTTGGTCACTGCCAACAAGGGTTTTTCATCTCTTGTTTGCTTTGTTTATTCTAATTGCTTTTTTAACAGACGATGATAAACTTCTAAAATTTCATGCAATTGCTGGTTACTCTATTTTGATTTTATTGGTTTTTAGAGTTTATTGGGGATATTTTGGTCCAAAATACTCTTTATTTAGGGATTTTCCAGCAAATAAGAGTGAAGCTAAAGAGTTTTTTAAAAATATCTTCGATGATAAACAAAAATACATAGGTCACAATCCATTAGCTTCTTATGTGATGATAGCTATGCTAATTGTTACTTTTATTGTAATTGTTACAGGAGTTTTAGCTTATGGAATACAAGAAGGAAAGGGATTAGCATCTTTTTTAAATGACTCTTTTTTTAAAAATATGAAACTTTTTAAAGAGATTCATGAATTCTTTGCAAATTTTCTTATTTTTTTAATTGTTGCACACTTAACTGGAGTTGCCTTTGATAGAGTGTTTCATAAAAAACATGAAACTCTAAACTCAATAGCAACTGGATATAAAATGACTTCTGAAGATGAGAGTATAAAACTATCATTTTTTCAAAAATTATTTGCTATTGTTATGTTTGTAGCTTTTATAGCTTTTTTGATTTTTAATCTTTATAAACCAGATAATGCTTTAGTTGCTTCAAAATTTGAGCCAATTGATTATAAAACACAAAATGTAGATTTTGTAAACGAGTGTGGAAGTTGCCATACTCTTTATCCCACCAAATCTATTGCCTAA
- a CDS encoding DUF1924 domain-containing protein: MKAFLIATLVATLSFSATVDDFLESLKQEVLKTDSSFKGFDYKRGEEIFLSKNVGKKGELISCASCHGTDLNKSNQNYFTGKEIDALSPKVNPKRFTDKTEIEKWLKRNFNDVYNREGTPLEKGDVITYIINK; encoded by the coding sequence ATGAAAGCATTTTTAATAGCAACTTTAGTTGCAACTTTAAGTTTTAGTGCTACGGTTGATGATTTTTTAGAGTCTTTAAAACAAGAAGTTTTAAAAACAGATTCATCTTTTAAAGGTTTCGATTATAAAAGAGGGGAAGAGATCTTTTTATCAAAAAATGTTGGAAAAAAAGGTGAATTAATCTCTTGTGCATCTTGCCATGGTACAGATTTAAATAAATCAAATCAAAATTATTTTACAGGTAAAGAAATAGATGCTCTTTCACCAAAAGTAAATCCAAAAAGATTTACAGATAAAACAGAGATTGAAAAATGGTTAAAAAGAAACTTCAATGATGTTTATAACCGTGAAGGAACACCACTTGAAAAAGGTGATGTAATAACTTACATCATAAATAAGTAA